The Flavobacterium faecale genome has a segment encoding these proteins:
- a CDS encoding glycosyltransferase family 2 protein has translation MLSILIPTYNYNVYPLVCELSAQCQTANIPFEVLVIDDHSTDIVPENTKINAVPNCSFIVLENNCGRSAVRNLLAKKAQYNWLLFLDSDVMPTQTNFISSYIGQIDNEVKLVNGGILYPDEKPEKEKILRWIYGRSREALSVKSRQQNPYLSCLSLNFLVHKSILNQVKFNESIPNLRHEDTLFSFNLKEKKIPVLHIHNPVFHFGLDTFDKAIKKENESLYALKYLIEKNLIAADYIRMGQMYSTLKKYQLTPLVQLFHRFAKPFLMKNLASQNPSMLFFDMYRISYLCTLRN, from the coding sequence ATGCTTTCGATACTCATTCCTACATACAACTATAATGTATATCCGCTTGTGTGTGAATTGAGTGCGCAATGTCAAACTGCTAACATCCCGTTTGAAGTTCTCGTTATTGATGATCATTCCACTGATATTGTTCCTGAAAACACCAAAATAAACGCAGTACCCAATTGCTCGTTTATTGTTTTAGAAAATAATTGCGGAAGAAGCGCTGTGCGAAATCTACTTGCAAAGAAAGCACAGTACAATTGGTTACTTTTTCTGGATTCAGATGTGATGCCTACACAGACAAACTTTATATCCAGTTATATTGGTCAGATAGACAACGAAGTTAAGCTTGTAAATGGCGGTATATTGTATCCTGACGAAAAACCCGAAAAAGAAAAAATATTACGCTGGATTTATGGAAGAAGCCGAGAAGCACTATCCGTTAAAAGTAGGCAACAAAATCCTTATCTCTCCTGTTTGTCTTTGAATTTTCTGGTTCATAAATCCATCTTGAATCAGGTTAAATTTAACGAGTCGATCCCTAACCTACGCCATGAAGACACATTATTTTCATTTAATCTAAAAGAAAAAAAAATCCCAGTGCTACATATCCACAATCCTGTATTTCACTTTGGCTTGGATACTTTTGACAAGGCAATTAAAAAAGAAAATGAGTCTTTGTATGCCCTGAAATATTTGATTGAGAAAAATCTAATTGCTGCAGATTATATTCGAATGGGACAAATGTATAGCACCCTAAAAAAATATCAACTTACTCCCCTTGTACAACTTTTTCATAGGTTCGCAAAACCTTTTTTAATGAAGAACTTGGCGAGTCAAAATCCTTCTATGTTATTTTTTGATATGTATCGAATAAGTTATTTATGTACCCTTAGGAATTAA
- a CDS encoding cell division ATP-binding protein FtsE, which yields MSLPILSLKNVTISQEDKIILSNINLEVNRGEFIYVIGKTGSGKSSLMKTLYADLPLKQGEGQIVEFNLVGLKDNDIPFLRRKIGIVFQDFKLLPDRSIRENMLFVLKATGWTVKGDMDHKIDEVLDKVGMKSYADKMPHQISGGEQQRVAIARALLNDPDLILADEPTGNLDPQTSTEVLEVLRKINENGKTIIMATHDYALLMKYPAKTLKCEDATIFEVVQRTV from the coding sequence ATGTCACTACCTATTCTTTCCCTTAAAAACGTTACGATCTCGCAAGAAGATAAAATCATTTTATCCAACATCAACTTAGAGGTAAACCGTGGTGAGTTTATCTACGTCATCGGAAAAACGGGTTCTGGGAAAAGTAGTTTGATGAAAACGCTTTACGCCGATCTACCCTTAAAACAAGGTGAAGGTCAAATTGTAGAATTTAATTTGGTCGGATTAAAGGATAATGATATTCCGTTTTTGAGAAGAAAAATCGGTATCGTTTTCCAAGATTTTAAATTGTTACCCGATAGAAGCATTCGCGAAAACATGCTTTTTGTGTTAAAAGCTACAGGATGGACCGTAAAAGGTGATATGGATCATAAAATTGACGAGGTGTTGGATAAAGTTGGAATGAAAAGTTATGCAGATAAAATGCCACATCAGATCTCAGGTGGTGAACAACAACGTGTTGCGATTGCAAGAGCATTGTTAAACGATCCAGACTTAATCCTTGCCGATGAACCAACAGGAAACCTAGACCCTCAAACTAGTACAGAGGTCCTAGAAGTATTGAGAAAAATTAACGAAAACGGAAAAACCATCATCATGGCAACTCATGATTATGCCTTGTTAATGAAATACCCAGCAAAAACTTTGAAATGTGAAGATGCTACCATTTTTGAAGTGGTGCAAAGGACTGTTTAA
- a CDS encoding tetratricopeptide repeat protein, translating to MRKFSRLYILLALANAMALSAQKSAVYTHELKDFDRAVLLYRDGQFASAQTLFEKVYLENKNQEVLSDCSYYNASCAIRLNRGNAEDLINRFLTDYPTSAKSNLANIEIAHYYFEQKNYADALKAFAEVDEKQLSIEGRDKYNFQKGYSLFESKDKKEATTYFNKVVQSPVYGSQAKYYLGFMAYEGNDYTQANKYFDEVSGDEKYKEKLSYYQADMNFKQGNFEKAIELGEKAMSKSTAIEKSELNKIIGESYFNLKKYDKAIPYLTLYNGKRGKWNNTDYYQLGYAYYKQNDFEKAITQFNKIIDGKDAVSQNAYYHLGESYLNLNKKQEALNAFKNASEMAFDLAIQEDASLNYAKLSYEIGNSYQSTPEVLLGFINKYPNNSNRAVVEKLLIDSYISSKNYTEALVLLEKNKRAENKGAYQKVTFYRGLELYTNRGYLGAAGMFKKSLENQVDPEFTARATFWKGETENILDDYNNALLSFKQFAGMTTAAKTPEFKNINYNIAYGYFKLKEYDQAAVYFQNQIDKNKTDTDRLNDSYLRLGDCRFVNSKYYPAMEAYNKVIEKNDADADYANYQKALCYGFVGKNDKKIEELNSFIKLYTKSNYRDDAMYELANTYVANNKQDLALKSYETLIQEYKNSSYIPKAILKQGLVYYNSDRDDLALTKLKKVAAAFPKTPEALEAVSTARLIYVDNGRVDEYATWVRTLDFVAVTDAELDNDSFESANKQYSQKNYSQAISGFNAYIASFPRGLHSLQANFYLAQTYFSEGQEAKSVANYEYVVSQARSEFTEQSLTRLGQIYLKSTDKTKAIAILQRLENEAELGQNKIFAQSNLMKCYYDKKDYVNSVTYADKVLNASKIDDNVKSDAQIIIARSAMQTGDEAKARAGYAKLATIAKGELAAESLYYDAYFKNKDGKFEASNVTVQKIAKSYSSYRYYGAKGLVVMAKNFYGLKDSFQATYILDNVIQNFTDYPEVVAEAKKELAMIKSQEAKTNSSIQN from the coding sequence ATGCGTAAATTTTCTAGGCTCTACATTTTGTTGGCTCTTGCAAATGCAATGGCACTTTCTGCACAAAAATCAGCTGTATATACTCACGAATTAAAGGATTTTGACAGAGCGGTTTTATTATACCGTGATGGTCAATTTGCTTCTGCTCAAACCCTTTTCGAAAAAGTTTACTTAGAAAACAAAAACCAAGAAGTACTTTCAGACTGTTCATATTACAACGCTAGTTGCGCTATACGTTTGAATAGAGGCAATGCAGAGGATTTGATAAACCGCTTTCTAACAGACTATCCAACTAGTGCAAAAAGCAATCTTGCAAACATCGAAATTGCTCACTATTATTTTGAACAAAAAAATTATGCTGACGCCTTGAAAGCTTTTGCTGAGGTGGATGAAAAACAGTTAAGTATCGAAGGAAGGGACAAATACAATTTCCAAAAAGGGTACTCTCTGTTTGAATCGAAGGATAAAAAAGAGGCAACTACTTATTTTAACAAAGTAGTACAATCGCCTGTGTATGGTTCACAAGCCAAGTATTACTTAGGTTTTATGGCGTATGAGGGGAACGATTATACGCAAGCCAATAAATATTTTGACGAAGTATCTGGTGACGAAAAATACAAAGAGAAACTGTCATATTATCAGGCTGACATGAATTTCAAACAAGGAAATTTTGAAAAAGCAATCGAACTAGGAGAGAAAGCGATGTCAAAATCTACGGCAATTGAAAAATCAGAATTGAATAAAATAATTGGTGAGAGTTATTTCAATCTAAAAAAATACGATAAAGCGATTCCGTACCTAACCTTATACAACGGAAAACGTGGAAAATGGAACAATACCGACTACTACCAATTGGGGTATGCGTATTACAAACAGAATGATTTTGAAAAAGCGATCACACAATTCAACAAGATTATAGATGGTAAAGATGCCGTATCTCAAAACGCATATTACCATTTGGGAGAAAGTTACTTGAATTTAAATAAGAAACAAGAAGCGCTTAATGCTTTCAAAAATGCTTCAGAGATGGCATTTGATTTGGCTATTCAAGAAGATGCTAGTCTTAATTATGCCAAATTGAGTTATGAAATCGGAAATTCATACCAAAGTACTCCTGAAGTGTTGTTGGGGTTTATCAACAAATATCCGAATAATAGTAATAGAGCAGTAGTTGAGAAATTATTGATTGATTCTTATATATCTTCAAAAAATTATACGGAAGCGCTAGTTTTATTAGAGAAAAATAAAAGAGCAGAGAATAAAGGTGCTTACCAGAAAGTAACCTTCTACAGAGGATTAGAGCTATATACCAATAGAGGTTATTTGGGTGCAGCTGGAATGTTCAAGAAATCATTAGAAAATCAAGTTGATCCTGAATTTACAGCTCGTGCTACTTTTTGGAAAGGAGAAACAGAAAATATTTTAGATGATTACAATAATGCCTTGCTTAGTTTCAAGCAATTTGCAGGTATGACCACAGCGGCAAAAACTCCGGAGTTCAAAAATATAAATTACAATATTGCTTACGGATATTTTAAGCTAAAAGAATATGACCAAGCGGCGGTTTATTTTCAAAATCAAATTGATAAAAACAAAACGGATACTGACCGTTTAAATGATTCGTACTTACGTTTAGGAGATTGTCGTTTTGTGAATTCCAAGTATTATCCAGCCATGGAAGCTTACAATAAAGTGATCGAGAAAAATGATGCAGATGCAGACTATGCCAATTATCAAAAAGCATTATGCTATGGTTTTGTAGGTAAGAATGACAAAAAAATAGAGGAGCTAAATTCGTTTATTAAGCTGTATACAAAATCAAATTATAGAGACGATGCAATGTATGAATTGGCCAACACTTATGTAGCCAACAACAAACAAGATTTGGCTCTTAAGAGTTATGAAACATTGATTCAAGAATACAAAAATAGTTCGTACATACCCAAAGCGATTTTGAAACAAGGATTGGTTTATTACAACTCAGACAGGGACGATTTGGCATTAACTAAATTGAAAAAAGTTGCCGCAGCTTTTCCAAAAACGCCAGAAGCACTTGAAGCAGTTTCTACCGCTAGATTAATTTATGTAGACAATGGTCGCGTAGATGAGTACGCTACATGGGTACGCACATTAGACTTTGTAGCAGTAACAGATGCCGAGTTGGATAACGATAGTTTTGAATCGGCTAACAAACAATACAGTCAAAAGAATTATAGTCAGGCAATCTCTGGATTCAATGCCTATATTGCTAGTTTTCCAAGAGGGTTACACAGTTTACAAGCGAATTTTTACCTAGCGCAAACCTATTTTTCTGAAGGGCAAGAAGCTAAATCTGTTGCTAATTACGAATATGTTGTAAGCCAAGCTCGTAGCGAATTCACAGAACAATCGTTAACACGATTAGGTCAGATTTATTTAAAAAGCACCGATAAGACTAAAGCTATCGCCATTTTGCAACGCTTGGAAAATGAGGCTGAGTTAGGCCAAAATAAGATATTTGCTCAGTCAAATTTAATGAAATGTTACTATGACAAAAAAGATTACGTCAACTCAGTAACGTATGCAGATAAGGTGTTGAATGCATCAAAAATAGATGATAACGTTAAAAGTGATGCGCAAATAATCATTGCTCGTTCTGCTATGCAAACCGGAGATGAGGCAAAAGCTAGAGCGGGATATGCGAAGCTTGCCACAATTGCAAAAGGAGAGTTGGCTGCTGAATCTTTATATTATGACGCTTATTTCAAAAACAAAGACGGAAAATTTGAAGCTTCGAATGTTACCGTTCAAAAAATCGCAAAAAGTTATTCAAGTTACCGTTACTATGGTGCAAAAGGCTTGGTTGTTATGGCCAAAAACTTTTACGGACTGAAAGACAGTTTTCAGGCCACTTATATTTTAGACAACGTGATTCAGAATTTTACAGATTATCCAGAGGTGGTTGCAGAGGCCAAAAAAGAATTGGCGATGATCAAATCGCAAGAGGCTAAAACTAATTCATCGATTCAAAACTAA
- a CDS encoding TonB-dependent receptor encodes MKFNFQNNIALAIVVMTAQVTLAQKRDANIGSEEVTVTKSYSPTISDANKIKEVPSLDDDGNAKKETIKYAIFSFPVASTFAPLKGKAEGVDKTEQAKLYDNYATLGLGNFGTLNAELFVNKELNSNDYIGGMFRHLSSQGGIKNADLNTSFYDTAIDLNYGANYDEMTMNFDLGYKNQSYNWYGLPTDLGNTLTSNDRANLINSIEPQHSFNTISLGGRFAFDDSLLNKADLKFIHFSDSFSSNENRFVAEPTFQFDVKDELVKTKVVVDYVGGSFENNYLKTNTETIKYGYTNIGIQPSFVMLKDDWTLNLGAGLFYSMDSQNNKGTVYVYPQVTASLKVVGDLMIFYAGAEGSLDQNSYQQFVGGNPFLSPTMGDKTSAGYIKPTDKQYDISAGLKGKLANNVSYNLRASYLNEKNKALYKSQDYNETIASEAYAHGNSFQVVYDDVKTLSFSGNVKANFSENVTFGLTGTFNSFATDTQQEAWNLPTVKIESNLDVAITQKWFAGTQLFYVGKRMDIQQNTALFLPNPTVELGSYFDLNAHVGYKHSDRLTGFLKGNNITNNGYQKWLNYPVQGFQIVLGANYKFEF; translated from the coding sequence ATGAAATTCAATTTCCAAAATAATATAGCCTTAGCAATTGTAGTAATGACTGCGCAGGTAACATTGGCTCAAAAAAGAGATGCAAACATAGGGTCAGAAGAGGTTACGGTAACCAAATCGTACAGTCCAACCATATCAGATGCAAATAAAATTAAAGAGGTTCCGTCACTAGATGATGATGGAAATGCAAAGAAAGAAACCATTAAATATGCCATTTTTTCTTTTCCAGTAGCCTCTACTTTTGCACCTTTAAAAGGAAAAGCTGAAGGAGTCGATAAAACAGAACAAGCAAAACTATATGATAATTATGCAACATTAGGCTTGGGTAATTTTGGTACGCTTAATGCAGAACTGTTTGTCAATAAAGAATTGAATAGCAACGATTATATTGGAGGAATGTTCCGTCACTTGTCTTCTCAAGGCGGAATCAAAAATGCCGATTTAAATACTAGTTTTTACGATACTGCTATTGATTTAAATTACGGAGCTAATTATGACGAAATGACGATGAACTTTGATCTTGGATACAAAAACCAAAGTTACAATTGGTATGGTCTCCCAACGGATCTCGGAAACACCCTAACATCCAATGATCGTGCAAACTTGATCAATAGTATCGAGCCTCAACATTCGTTTAACACGATATCTTTGGGTGGTAGATTTGCATTTGATGACAGTTTATTGAACAAAGCTGATTTGAAATTCATTCACTTTTCGGATAGTTTCAGTTCAAACGAAAATAGATTTGTTGCAGAGCCTACTTTCCAGTTTGATGTAAAAGACGAGTTGGTCAAAACCAAAGTTGTGGTTGATTATGTTGGAGGATCTTTCGAAAATAATTATTTAAAAACAAATACAGAAACCATAAAATACGGATATACAAATATCGGAATCCAACCAAGTTTTGTGATGCTAAAAGATGATTGGACTTTAAATTTAGGAGCCGGACTTTTTTACAGCATGGATTCTCAAAACAATAAAGGAACAGTTTATGTATACCCACAAGTAACTGCATCTTTGAAAGTAGTTGGTGACTTGATGATCTTTTATGCGGGAGCAGAAGGGAGTTTAGATCAAAATTCGTATCAGCAATTCGTTGGCGGAAATCCATTTTTGTCTCCAACAATGGGTGATAAAACTAGTGCAGGCTACATCAAACCTACCGACAAGCAGTATGATATATCGGCAGGGTTAAAAGGTAAATTGGCAAACAATGTGAGCTACAATCTTAGAGCGTCTTATTTAAACGAAAAAAACAAGGCATTATACAAAAGCCAAGATTATAACGAAACCATTGCTAGTGAAGCTTACGCTCACGGAAACTCTTTTCAGGTAGTATATGATGATGTAAAAACACTTAGTTTCTCAGGAAACGTAAAGGCAAATTTTTCAGAAAACGTCACTTTCGGACTTACAGGAACTTTTAATAGTTTCGCTACTGACACACAGCAAGAAGCTTGGAATTTGCCAACCGTAAAAATCGAATCAAATTTAGATGTAGCAATTACACAAAAGTGGTTTGCAGGTACACAATTGTTTTACGTAGGCAAACGTATGGATATCCAGCAAAACACAGCCTTGTTCTTACCAAATCCAACGGTAGAATTAGGAAGTTATTTTGATTTAAATGCTCACGTAGGGTACAAACATAGCGATCGATTGACAGGATTCTTAAAAGGAAATAACATTACCAATAATGGGTACCAAAAATGGTTGAATTATCCTGTACAAGGATTTCAAATTGTATTAGGAGCCAATTATAAATTCGAATTCTAG
- a CDS encoding DUF6364 family protein yields the protein MNTKLTLKLDQEIIEKAKQYASDKKVSLSRLIENYLNALTSDKPNDDLQISPFVKSLSSGISIPLDYDYKKSKADYLNQKNK from the coding sequence ATGAACACCAAACTCACTTTAAAGCTTGATCAGGAGATAATTGAAAAGGCCAAGCAATACGCTTCGGATAAGAAAGTAAGTTTATCTCGTCTGATAGAAAATTATCTTAATGCTTTAACTTCAGATAAACCCAATGATGATTTACAGATCTCTCCTTTTGTAAAAAGTCTGTCTTCCGGAATTTCTATTCCATTGGATTACGATTATAAAAAAAGTAAAGCAGATTATTTAAACCAAAAAAACAAATGA
- a CDS encoding PIN domain-containing protein, translating to MVASPLSFTTVDYILNKFESSESVLSKLRKFKIICEVCEVDEQTIEKGLNSGFKDFEDAVQYFTALHSSCSIIITRNGKDFNTATIPIMTAEEYLSSVL from the coding sequence TTGGTTGCTTCGCCACTTTCTTTCACAACAGTAGATTATATTTTAAATAAATTTGAATCATCTGAGTCTGTTTTGAGTAAACTTCGAAAGTTTAAAATAATCTGCGAAGTTTGTGAAGTGGATGAACAAACGATTGAAAAAGGACTTAATTCGGGTTTTAAAGATTTTGAAGATGCTGTTCAATATTTTACAGCGTTGCATTCCAGTTGTTCGATTATCATCACTAGAAACGGAAAAGACTTTAATACTGCTACAATTCCAATTATGACTGCCGAGGAATATTTGAGTAGTGTTTTGTAA
- a CDS encoding amidase, whose protein sequence is MESQIRNIHQQLVSKEITCTALVQERLDLLKQNTYNSVNALLDTMALDLAAKVDAKIANGETIGLLEGIPFGIKDVYMVQGTYTTASSDLLKNYKSPYTATAIQKLLDAGAIPLVKENCDSFGHGSSSENTIFGAVKNAIKPELVAGGSSGGSAVNVAKDYTVFSIGGDTGGSIRQPAGYNNIYGLKPTYGRVSRFGLMAYASSTDCVGPLAKSIEDIRIVMNVMSGKDPKDQTSIASNEISEEDIAHSTVKTIGYFKNFIESDAIDAQIKADFLAAIEKIKAKGIAVKELDFFKSDILVSTYYTLAMAETASNLSRLDGTNYGNRIESENLIETYAVTRSENFSEETKRRIVGGNQVLSQGFSDAIYLKGLALRDQISENFRKDFEEVDIILSPVTPSTPPKIGDSLKDPLAMYLSDAYTVGFSLGQLPTMTAPQGTSTGLQITAAKNNDELVMQFANFLKDTL, encoded by the coding sequence ATGGAATCTCAAATAAGAAATATACACCAACAATTGGTGTCAAAAGAAATAACTTGTACTGCTTTGGTGCAAGAAAGACTCGATTTGCTAAAGCAAAACACCTATAATTCGGTAAATGCTTTGCTTGATACTATGGCGCTTGATTTGGCGGCAAAGGTAGATGCAAAAATTGCAAATGGAGAAACAATCGGTTTGTTGGAAGGTATTCCGTTTGGAATAAAAGATGTGTACATGGTGCAAGGAACCTACACAACAGCAAGTTCTGATTTGTTGAAAAACTATAAATCACCTTATACAGCAACTGCCATTCAAAAATTATTGGATGCTGGTGCAATTCCGTTGGTGAAAGAAAACTGTGATAGTTTTGGTCACGGTTCTTCTAGTGAAAACACCATTTTTGGAGCGGTAAAAAATGCCATTAAGCCAGAATTGGTTGCAGGTGGTTCAAGCGGAGGTTCTGCTGTGAATGTGGCCAAGGACTACACTGTTTTTTCTATCGGTGGAGACACAGGAGGTTCGATTCGTCAACCTGCAGGATACAATAATATCTACGGGTTGAAACCAACTTACGGACGTGTTTCTAGATTTGGTTTAATGGCGTATGCGTCTTCTACAGATTGCGTGGGCCCATTGGCAAAATCAATCGAAGACATTCGTATTGTGATGAATGTCATGAGCGGAAAAGATCCAAAAGACCAGACTTCGATTGCATCAAACGAAATTTCAGAAGAAGATATTGCTCATTCGACAGTGAAAACAATCGGTTATTTTAAAAATTTTATCGAAAGTGATGCTATTGATGCGCAAATAAAAGCAGATTTTTTAGCAGCTATCGAAAAAATAAAAGCCAAAGGAATTGCAGTTAAAGAACTAGATTTCTTTAAATCAGATATCTTAGTTTCGACTTATTATACTTTGGCAATGGCAGAGACGGCTTCCAATTTATCACGTTTAGACGGGACAAACTACGGAAACCGAATTGAGTCTGAAAACTTAATTGAAACTTACGCAGTAACGCGTTCTGAGAATTTTTCGGAAGAAACAAAACGCAGAATCGTAGGAGGGAACCAAGTATTGTCTCAAGGTTTCTCGGATGCGATTTATTTGAAAGGTTTGGCTTTAAGAGACCAAATTTCGGAAAACTTCCGTAAGGATTTTGAAGAAGTCGATATCATTTTATCTCCAGTAACCCCAAGTACACCTCCAAAAATCGGAGACAGTTTGAAAGACCCTTTGGCGATGTATTTGTCAGATGCTTATACAGTAGGTTTTAGTTTGGGACAATTACCAACAATGACAGCGCCACAAGGAACAAGTACAGGACTGCAAATTACGGCAGCAAAAAATAATGACGAATTAGTGATGCAATTTGCTAACTTCTTAAAAGATACACTATAA